The following proteins come from a genomic window of Kitasatospora cineracea:
- a CDS encoding molybdopterin-dependent oxidoreductase — MDEDDGTAGTAGTAGTAGTAGTAGTAGTAEAAERGAPVGRRVVLGLLGLGAAGVAAGPWLQRAQDAVTRSDPTGLTGLLPGGGGFRYYSVTASVPDRGEADYTLTVDGLVDRPTTLRLADLRALPQRRIVHDVQCVTGWRVPATPFEGVPLSALLDAAGVRADARAVSFGCFDGAYTESLTLEQARRDDVLVALRMQDTPIGHAHGGPVRLYVAPMYFYKSAKWLSSITVTDTVRPGYWERLGYDVDAWVGRSNGRDDAPTA, encoded by the coding sequence AACAGCCGGGACGGCCGAAGCGGCGGAGCGCGGTGCGCCGGTCGGACGGCGGGTGGTGCTCGGGCTGCTGGGGCTCGGGGCGGCCGGGGTCGCGGCCGGGCCCTGGCTGCAGCGCGCCCAGGACGCGGTCACCCGCAGCGACCCGACCGGGCTCACCGGGCTGCTGCCCGGCGGGGGCGGGTTCCGCTACTACTCGGTGACCGCCTCGGTGCCCGACCGCGGGGAGGCCGACTACACCCTCACCGTCGACGGCCTGGTGGACCGCCCGACCACCCTGCGGCTGGCCGACCTGCGGGCCCTCCCGCAACGCCGGATCGTCCACGACGTGCAGTGCGTCACCGGCTGGCGGGTGCCGGCCACCCCGTTCGAGGGCGTCCCGCTGTCCGCGCTGCTGGACGCCGCCGGAGTGCGGGCGGACGCCCGCGCGGTGAGCTTCGGCTGCTTCGACGGCGCCTACACCGAGAGCCTGACGCTGGAACAGGCCCGCCGCGACGACGTCCTGGTCGCCCTGCGGATGCAGGACACCCCGATCGGCCACGCCCACGGCGGACCGGTGCGCCTCTACGTGGCCCCCATGTACTTCTACAAGTCCGCCAAGTGGCTGTCCTCGATCACCGTCACCGACACCGTCCGCCCCGGCTACTGGGAACGGCTCGGCTACGACGTGGACGCCTGGGTCGGCCGATCGAACGGACGCGACGATGCCCCGACCGCCTGA
- a CDS encoding cytochrome b/b6 domain-containing protein has translation MPRPPDRRPRFTPAQRRAHRATAALMLVCLATAACLYLPPLSQLVGRRRLLATVHEWSGLLLPVPLLLALATRAMRRDATRLGRFTAADRYWLRALRRRSPHRPAGKFNAGQKLYAQWTLGTILVMLGTGLLMWFTHLAPAVWRTGATFVHDWFALAVAVVVAGHLRMAARDPEARRGMRTGSVERDWAAREHPQWAEPD, from the coding sequence ATGCCCCGACCGCCTGACCGCCGGCCCCGCTTCACCCCCGCCCAGCGCCGGGCCCACCGCGCCACCGCCGCGCTGATGCTCGTCTGCCTGGCCACCGCAGCCTGCCTCTACCTGCCGCCGCTGTCCCAACTCGTCGGCCGCCGCAGGCTGCTGGCCACGGTGCACGAGTGGAGCGGCCTGCTGCTGCCCGTCCCGCTCCTGCTGGCCCTCGCCACCCGGGCGATGCGCCGCGACGCCACCCGGCTCGGCCGGTTCACCGCCGCCGACCGCTACTGGCTGCGCGCGCTCCGCCGCCGCTCCCCGCACCGGCCGGCCGGGAAGTTCAACGCCGGGCAGAAGCTGTACGCGCAGTGGACGCTCGGCACGATCCTGGTGATGCTCGGCACCGGCCTGCTGATGTGGTTCACCCACCTGGCGCCCGCGGTCTGGCGGACCGGCGCGACCTTCGTCCACGACTGGTTCGCGCTCGCCGTCGCCGTCGTGGTGGCCGGCCACCTCCGGATGGCCGCCCGCGACCCCGAGGCCCGGCGCGGCATGCGCACCGGCAGCGTCGAACGGGACTGGGCCGCGCGCGAGCACCCGCAGTGGGCGGAACCGGACTGA
- a CDS encoding class I SAM-dependent methyltransferase: MSLPAALRADTADAADAAVPWVDDPFGRAVRAGRGPLWLRRADGSRLPLEVERWCAPAAGADLGLLARCRGLSAPVLDLGCGPGRLVAELLATGVPALGVDVCAASVDRTTGLGGLALHRSVFDRLPAEGRWGAVLLADGNLGIGGDPAALLARSAGLLAPGGLLLVETAPEEVDEVADVRVEGPDGAGPPFPWARCGPAAALRHARTAGLAHREQWHSHGRSFLALTRP; the protein is encoded by the coding sequence GTGAGCCTCCCCGCCGCCCTCCGCGCCGACACCGCCGACGCTGCCGACGCCGCCGTGCCCTGGGTCGACGACCCGTTCGGGCGGGCGGTGCGGGCCGGGCGGGGCCCGCTGTGGCTGCGCCGGGCGGACGGTTCGCGGCTGCCGCTGGAGGTGGAGCGCTGGTGCGCGCCGGCCGCCGGGGCGGACCTCGGGCTGCTGGCCCGCTGCCGGGGGCTGTCCGCGCCGGTGCTGGACCTGGGGTGCGGTCCGGGCCGGCTGGTGGCGGAGCTGCTGGCGACGGGGGTGCCCGCGCTGGGAGTGGACGTCTGCGCGGCCTCGGTGGACCGCACCACCGGCCTGGGCGGCCTCGCCCTGCACCGCTCGGTGTTCGACCGGCTGCCCGCCGAGGGCCGCTGGGGCGCGGTGCTCCTCGCCGACGGCAACCTGGGCATCGGCGGTGACCCCGCGGCCCTGCTGGCCCGCTCCGCCGGGCTGCTCGCGCCGGGCGGCCTGCTGCTGGTGGAGACCGCACCGGAAGAGGTCGACGAGGTGGCGGACGTCCGGGTGGAGGGCCCGGACGGCGCCGGCCCCCCGTTCCCCTGGGCCCGCTGCGGCCCGGCGGCCGCCCTGCGCCACGCCCGCACCGCCGGACTGGCCCACCGGGAACAGTGGCACTCGCACGGCCGGTCCTTCCTGGCCCTGACCCGCCCCTGA